The Microterricola viridarii nucleotide sequence GAACGTGGCGCGCTCGGCGACCGCGGCGCGGGCGTGCTCGAACAGGAGCGGGCTCACGTGCGAGAAGCCGCCGCCGATGGCGACGATGTCGAGGTCGACGAGGCTGGCGGCCGAGGCGATCGCGCGCCCGATGGCGCGTCCGGAGCGCGCCACGGCGCGGAGGGCGATCGGGTCGCCCGCGGCCACGGCCGCCGCGAGCTCCTCGCCCGTGCCGCCGACCCAGCCCTCCGCATTTGCCCAGGCGACGGTGCGCGGGCCAGAGGCGACGGCCTCGAGGCAGCCGCTGCCGCCGCACGGGCAGGCATCCTCGTGCCCGCCGATCTCGACGTGGCCGATGTGGCCCGCGTTTCCGGTTGGGCCCGGCACCGTGCGGCCGCCGAGGATGAGGCCGCCGCCGACGCCGGTGGAGACGATCATGCCCATGACGTTGTCGTGGCCGGATGCCGCGCCCACCCAGTGCTCGGCGAGCGTGATGCACAGGCCGTCCAGGCGCAGGGTGACGGGCACGCCGGGCACGACGGGGTGCACTGTGTCGGCGACGAGGGCGCTGAGCGGGTAGTCGTCCCAGACCGGCATGTTGAGCGGGGAGACGCGGGAGTCGACGAGGTTCACCGGCCCGGCCGCGCCGATGCCGACACCGGCGATGCGCTCGGGGGAGACGGCGGTATCCGGCCCGATCAGCGCGAGCACGCCGCCGAGGGCGCTGCGCACGCTCGCGGCGAGTTCCTCCGCGCTGCGCTCCGGCCCGGTCGGCGCACGGTGGCGGCTGCCGGCGAGCACGGCGCCGTTCTCATCGACGAGGGCGGCTTCGACTTTGGTGCCGCCGATGTCGACGGCGATGGCGAACGATGCAGACATGGCTTCGAGCATAGAGTGCGCGCGGGCGGCCACCCGTCTGCTCATATGAGCAGAAAGCGCAACGAGTGTTGATATGTGGGGCTGCGCGCGCTTACGCTGGATGAGGAAGGAAGGCGGACCATGGTCGAACACGACGAGCTGTTGTCGATCCGCGCTGCGGAGCTCTACTACGAAGAGAACAAGACGCAGGACGAGATCGGATCAATACTGCGCCTGACGCGCTGGAAGGTCGGGCGGCTGCTCGCCCAGGCGAAGGCCAACGGCTTCATCCGGATCGAGATCGTGCACCCGCGCGCCCGCCGGCTCCCGATCGAGCGCCGGCTCCGCGAGAAGCTCGGGCTGACCGACGCGATCGTGGTCTCCTCCGCCGGTGTGAGCGGCGACGACGAGCTGCAGTCGCGCACCGCCCAGGCCGCCGCCGACTACCTCACCTCCCTGCGCCCCATCCCGCGCACCCTCGGCCTCAGCTGGGGCCGCACCCTGCATGACGTCTCCATACACCTCAAGCAGGGCTGGGCGCCCGGCGTCAACGTCGTGCAGATCAACGGCGGCGTCAGCCTGAACAAGCGGGCGGGCACGGCGGCGACAACGGCCGTCACCATCGCCAGCAAGGCCGGCGGCCAGGCCACGCTGCTGCCGAGCCCGGCCATCCTGGAGCGCATCGAGACCAAGCGCGCCATCGAGGCCGACCGCTCGGTCGCCGCCGTGCTCGAGATGGCGGCAACGGCCAGCGCCTACCTGTTCAGCGCCGGTGCGGCCGACCAGAACTCGGTGCACGTCGACAGCGGATACATCACCGCCGACAACGTCACGGAGCTGGTGCGGAAGGGCGCCGTCGGCGACGTCATCGGCCGCTACATCGACAGCAACGGCAACATCGTCGACCCGGCCCTCGACGACCGCACCGTCGGGCTCCGGCTCGACGACCTGCGCCGCTCCGCCCTCTCCATCGCCGTCATCGCCGGACCCAGCAAGCACGCCGTCGCCGGCGCGGTCGTCAGCAGCGGGCTCTGCACCGTGCTGGTGACCGACGAGGACACCGCCAACGCCCTGCTCGGCGACTGACCCCCCCCAACTCAACAACCGCACATCATTACCGCCCAAACAGTGAGGACACCTCGTGACAGGCACCCAACTCATTCCCACCGAGCGAGCGCTTGCGCTCATCGGCGGGGAGCCCAGCGACGCCAACCTGCGCCGCTACTTGCACGGCATCCCCGGCGTCGACGCGGTCGGCCTGGAGCAGCGTGCAGCCGCCCTCGGCACCCGCTCGGTCAAGACCACGTCCAAGGCGTGGGCGCTCGACACCATCATCAAGCTGATCGACCTCACCACCCTCGAGGGTGCTGACACCCCCGGCAAGGTGCGCTCGCTGGTCGCCAAGGCGCTGACCCCGGATGCCGGCGACCCCAG carries:
- a CDS encoding ROK family protein is translated as MSASFAIAVDIGGTKVEAALVDENGAVLAGSRHRAPTGPERSAEELAASVRSALGGVLALIGPDTAVSPERIAGVGIGAAGPVNLVDSRVSPLNMPVWDDYPLSALVADTVHPVVPGVPVTLRLDGLCITLAEHWVGAASGHDNVMGMIVSTGVGGGLILGGRTVPGPTGNAGHIGHVEIGGHEDACPCGGSGCLEAVASGPRTVAWANAEGWVGGTGEELAAAVAAGDPIALRAVARSGRAIGRAIASAASLVDLDIVAIGGGFSHVSPLLFEHARAAVAERATFGYVTRVQVVPSALSGEGPLIGAAALIHRAEMVD
- a CDS encoding sugar-binding transcriptional regulator translates to MVEHDELLSIRAAELYYEENKTQDEIGSILRLTRWKVGRLLAQAKANGFIRIEIVHPRARRLPIERRLREKLGLTDAIVVSSAGVSGDDELQSRTAQAAADYLTSLRPIPRTLGLSWGRTLHDVSIHLKQGWAPGVNVVQINGGVSLNKRAGTAATTAVTIASKAGGQATLLPSPAILERIETKRAIEADRSVAAVLEMAATASAYLFSAGAADQNSVHVDSGYITADNVTELVRKGAVGDVIGRYIDSNGNIVDPALDDRTVGLRLDDLRRSALSIAVIAGPSKHAVAGAVVSSGLCTVLVTDEDTANALLGD